The following nucleotide sequence is from Zea mays cultivar B73 chromosome 1, Zm-B73-REFERENCE-NAM-5.0, whole genome shotgun sequence.
AACCAATTGAAATATATGAAAATCAATGAATAAATATGGTAGTTTATGTATTATGTTAATATTGTAGATATAGAGGACTGAATTTAGAGGACATTGTTGAAGAAGAAAAAGATAGAGAGGACATAATTTTTTAGAGGTAGCTGTTAAGGACAGAGAATGTTTCTTTAGAGGATGAAATTTagggggacgttgctggagacagccttaccACATAATATTTCTTGGTATTTTGTCGTAAGCCTTCTCCAAGTCAACAAAAAACTTGTGTAGGTCCTTATGTTTCCTATACTGCTCCATCGCTTGTCTTATTAAGAACATGGCTTCCATGGTTGATCTTCCGGGCATAaaactaagggcctgtttggttcagcttttttctgaagaTCTTTTCTGAGAATTTGGATTCGTAGATAATCTAGCTGTCATGAGAATCTGGATATCGTGGGGCTTACATGCGGAGGAAGATGAAAGGGTTCGTACGGGTTAGGTTTTATAAAGCGGCACATTCCTCCGGCTGCGACGATTTGACGAATTTTGCATTTATGCTGATTTGTGTGATTTTCACAGAAATAAAAAAATTTATAAAAATAATGTTTCGACATGAATGCATTCAAACATTTTATAAAAAATTTTCTAACCAAGAAATTGTTCATTTTATTTATATCACCATTTCATTTTTTTGAACATAAGTATTTTTTTCCTTTCTACTGAAAACTAACAATTCAAATTGGATTGTTTTCATTTGATAGATTTAAGGTGTtacatttttcttttcttttttgttcTTTTGGCAGGATCTCTGCATGTAAAATCCTTTGAGTTTGTCTCCTTTCATTTTTAATATAAAGATGCACTGCGCGTTCGATAAAAAAACGTGTTGCTGCCATGCACCATGGCCGCCCTATCCGAAATCTTGGGAGCCCATTCACAGCCTCAAGAAGGGTAGTCGGGATAAGGGGATAAGCTGACGTGTCGCTCTCCCAGTCTCGGTTTTGCCCACAAACCAAAAGCTATCTCGCTGGTCACTGTCCTCGCTTTTGCTCCCTGTTCCGCCGAGCTCACGCCAGTAGAGATGAGGGCCACGTCGTCCCCCGTGGCTGGCGCCGTCCTCGCCGCCCCTTCCTCCGCCGCCGCCGTAGTCGTAAAGCCTCTGCCTCGTGGCGCAGCGAATGGCGGCAGCACGGGCAGGCGCGAAGTGCTTGCCGGGACCGGGCTGGGCGCGGCGCTGCTGCTAGCGCTGGGGCCCGTGTGCGGCGCGGCGCGTGCGGCGGACGAGGAATACGTGAGCGAGACGAAGGAGGTGATCGGGAAGGTGCGGTCGACGATCAACCTGGACAAGTCGGACCCGAGCGTGGCGGACgcggtggcggagctccgggAGCTGTCCAACTCGTGGGTGGCCAAGTACCGGCGGGAGAAGTCGCTGCTGGGGCGGCCGTCGTTCCGGGAGATGTACTCGGCGCTCAACGCCGTGTCGGGCCATTACATCAGCTTCGGCCCCACGGCGCCCATCCCGGCCAAGCGCCGCGC
It contains:
- the LOC100282043 gene encoding photosystem II 11 kD protein, with product MRATSSPVAGAVLAAPSSAAAVVVKPLPRGAANGGSTGRREVLAGTGLGAALLLALGPVCGAARAADEEYVSETKEVIGKVRSTINLDKSDPSVADAVAELRELSNSWVAKYRREKSLLGRPSFREMYSALNAVSGHYISFGPTAPIPAKRRARILEEMDTAEKALLRGR